A stretch of DNA from Actinomycetota bacterium:
GATGGAAGTCTCGACGCCGGTGAGCACGACGCGGTCGCGCAGGGTGAAGCGAACACGGCGCATCTCGGGAGTCGCCTTCATCCCCGCGACCAGAAACTCCCGGATGTCGGCGGCACGCACCGGGCCATACACGACGCGGAAGCCGGTGAAGGTCTTGACCTCGTGCGCGGACACGCCTGGCGCACCGAGCTGGGGCACGACAAGGGTTCGGTGCTCAACGACCTCGGCCAGTCGTGATTCGAGCACGCGCTTGGCGAGCTCGACCGTGCCGAAGGTGCCTTTGCCGGCAGCACACCACACGTTGACGCCACGCGTGTCGAGCACGAGGATCCACGCGTCGATGCCGGCAAGTTCGCGGCGCAGCGCGTCGAAGGAGAGCTTGAAGTTGGCACTCACGAGTACCGGTGAGTCCGGATTCGGAGCGCCCACCGCGTGGAGCCCGGACTCCACGCGGTAGTCCATGCGAAAGAGGTTGAGTCGCACGCGAATCGTGCCCAAGCGGTCGCCCAACGACAGTCGCGTTGCGACCCTCGGCACCGCGCCCACAGGCGTTTCGACCATCTGCATGG
This window harbors:
- the hgcA gene encoding mercury methylation corrinoid protein HgcA yields the protein MSSLAMQMVETPVGAVPRVATRLSLGDRLGTIRVRLNLFRMDYRVESGLHAVGAPNPDSPVLVSANFKLSFDALRRELAGIDAWILVLDTRGVNVWCAAGKGTFGTVELAKRVLESRLAEVVEHRTLVVPQLGAPGVSAHEVKTFTGFRVVYGPVRAADIREFLVAGMKATPEMRRVRFTLRDRVVLTGVETSIAFQPKVLAAAVGFLALTGLGLDPLFSLDRVLGRGVPVLAAALLAVLAGLVLTPVLLPWVPGRMFSQKGAIVGALTALAAIAAVSLAGVHVSWLAAVAGVAGITAGASFGAMNFTGSSTYTSFSGVNAEMRRWLPVQVGLAATSVVALLASAAVAVIA